The Aeromicrobium yanjiei genome includes a region encoding these proteins:
- a CDS encoding glycosyltransferase family 4 protein: protein MNRRTDQARDRSVRPTDLHDLRLLLVAPTIDSSDVGESWVAYQWAAHLSERFDTTVLTYRKRGRPSAVAQLPHARVVEWMEPRGLGRAERLNSLAKPAYVPFHWHARRWIRDALARGERFDVAHQPLPVAMRYPSPLAGFDIPFILGPVGGSLGSPSGFEDGDTAPWYVGLRRIDPWRLRHDWLLRRTYTDASIVLGIAPYVADALSDVPVRDLRMMPETALDVLPEWRPVRHGPTIHLLFVGRLVRTKGAREAIRAMALLREHDVVLDVVGDGFDRGECERLAAELDLKGRVRFHGARTRAEVEQFYRAADVFVFPSFREPGGNVVFEAMGHHLPVVTCDRGGPGAAVDDTCGIRVPVHSPDQLVRDLAEALTSLILDPALRTSMGTAARSRVERVGLWTGKVDAICDLYASICREPDGPGRPTTLQPQRPTGVRSSSQ from the coding sequence ATGAATCGTAGGACCGATCAGGCGCGCGACCGGTCGGTTCGGCCAACCGATCTGCACGATCTGCGGCTGCTGCTCGTGGCACCCACGATCGACAGCTCCGACGTGGGCGAGTCCTGGGTCGCCTACCAGTGGGCCGCGCACCTGTCGGAGCGGTTCGACACCACCGTCCTGACCTATCGCAAGCGCGGCCGCCCGAGCGCGGTCGCGCAGCTGCCGCACGCGCGGGTCGTGGAGTGGATGGAGCCGCGCGGCCTCGGCCGTGCCGAGCGACTCAACAGTCTCGCCAAGCCGGCGTACGTCCCGTTCCACTGGCATGCGAGACGATGGATCCGGGATGCGCTGGCACGCGGAGAGCGCTTCGACGTCGCACACCAGCCCCTGCCGGTCGCGATGCGATATCCCTCGCCTCTCGCCGGATTCGACATCCCGTTCATCCTGGGCCCGGTCGGCGGCAGCCTGGGCTCCCCCTCCGGGTTCGAGGACGGCGACACCGCCCCGTGGTACGTCGGCCTGCGCCGGATCGACCCGTGGCGCCTGCGGCACGACTGGCTCCTTCGTCGCACGTACACGGACGCGTCGATCGTGCTCGGCATCGCGCCCTACGTCGCGGATGCGCTGAGCGACGTGCCGGTGAGGGACCTGCGAATGATGCCGGAGACTGCGCTCGACGTCCTGCCCGAATGGCGACCGGTCCGCCATGGCCCGACCATCCACCTGCTGTTCGTCGGTCGCCTGGTGCGGACGAAAGGCGCCCGGGAAGCCATCCGCGCCATGGCGTTGCTGCGCGAGCACGACGTGGTCCTCGACGTCGTCGGCGACGGCTTCGACCGTGGCGAGTGCGAACGGCTGGCTGCCGAGCTGGACCTCAAGGGGCGCGTCCGCTTCCACGGGGCGCGGACCCGGGCGGAGGTGGAGCAGTTCTACCGCGCGGCGGACGTCTTCGTCTTCCCCAGCTTCCGCGAACCGGGAGGCAATGTCGTGTTCGAGGCGATGGGGCACCATCTGCCCGTCGTCACCTGCGATCGGGGCGGTCCGGGCGCCGCCGTCGACGACACGTGCGGGATCCGTGTGCCTGTCCACTCGCCCGATCAGCTCGTCCGGGATCTCGCCGAGGCCCTGACCTCACTGATCCTCGATCCCGCCCTGCGGACATCGATGGGGACCGCGGCCCGGTCGAGGGTTGAGCGTGTCGGGCTGTGGACGGGGAAGGTCGATGCGATCTGCGACCTCTACGCGTCGATCTGCCGGGAACCTGATGGTCCCGGCAGACCGACGACGCTCCAGCCTCAGCGGCCGACCGGGGTGAGGTCCTCGTCCCAGTAG
- a CDS encoding O-antigen ligase family protein — protein sequence MSVAALERLRAGRRPPQADGVTVLTVYLIALTCIPSRLVLSPLGGAGSPAGVVGLGCLAWWIWSRAQRSEPDPDGFQPVRWAFILMAFAFSASFIAAMTRPIAGEEFSGAQLGMVLVAGWGGVLLVAHDGIPSLERLYVLLRRVVAAGGAMATLGIAQFVTGQPLVDGISIPGLSSNHTMFGLTEREGFTRPSGMATHPIEYGAVITMILPLALALAFSDTSRGALRRWFPVLALAISVPLSISRSALLSAVVGCLVIILSWPPAARRIAAAGAAVMTVGVYITVPGMLGSLLGLFTGIGGDSSALSRTGSYPIAFEFVEKSPLFGRGFSTFLPKYRILDNQFLGLLIEVGIVGLAAFVALIVTALVCVLRTRRRVGDGLPRQAAQGLAAAVAAGAASLAVFDGLSFPMSAGLFFLMLGMAGAAVRLSRHEAAVLHSDVSLEV from the coding sequence GTGAGCGTCGCGGCGCTTGAGCGTCTTCGAGCGGGACGCCGTCCTCCGCAGGCTGACGGCGTCACGGTCCTCACGGTCTACCTCATCGCCCTGACCTGCATCCCGTCGCGACTGGTCCTGAGCCCCTTGGGGGGCGCCGGCTCTCCTGCCGGGGTCGTGGGGCTCGGGTGCCTGGCGTGGTGGATCTGGTCCCGGGCACAGCGGTCGGAGCCGGACCCGGACGGGTTCCAGCCGGTGCGGTGGGCGTTCATCCTCATGGCGTTCGCCTTCTCGGCCAGCTTCATCGCCGCGATGACCCGACCCATCGCCGGTGAGGAGTTCAGCGGCGCGCAGCTGGGGATGGTGCTCGTGGCCGGGTGGGGCGGGGTGCTCCTGGTGGCCCACGACGGGATCCCGAGTCTCGAGCGCCTCTACGTGCTGCTGCGCCGCGTGGTGGCTGCGGGCGGCGCCATGGCGACCCTGGGCATCGCGCAGTTCGTGACGGGACAGCCGTTGGTGGACGGCATCAGCATCCCCGGCCTGTCGTCCAACCACACCATGTTCGGTCTGACCGAGCGGGAAGGCTTCACCCGTCCGAGCGGCATGGCGACGCATCCCATCGAGTACGGCGCGGTGATCACGATGATCCTGCCGCTGGCGCTCGCCCTCGCGTTCAGCGACACGTCACGCGGTGCGCTGCGTCGGTGGTTCCCGGTCCTCGCGCTGGCGATCTCGGTGCCGCTGTCGATCTCCCGGTCCGCTTTGTTGTCGGCAGTGGTGGGCTGCTTGGTCATCATCTTGAGCTGGCCCCCGGCCGCGCGACGGATCGCGGCGGCAGGCGCGGCAGTGATGACGGTCGGTGTCTACATCACGGTTCCGGGGATGCTCGGGAGCCTGCTGGGACTGTTCACCGGCATCGGCGGCGACAGCAGCGCACTGTCGCGCACCGGGTCGTATCCGATCGCGTTCGAGTTCGTGGAGAAATCCCCCTTGTTCGGCCGGGGATTCTCGACGTTCCTGCCGAAGTACCGGATCCTGGACAACCAGTTCCTCGGTCTGCTGATCGAGGTGGGCATCGTCGGACTGGCGGCGTTCGTCGCGCTGATCGTCACGGCCCTGGTGTGCGTCCTGCGGACCCGGCGCCGCGTGGGTGACGGGCTTCCGCGGCAGGCTGCGCAGGGCCTCGCGGCTGCTGTTGCAGCGGGCGCCGCGTCGCTCGCGGTGTTCGACGGACTGAGCTTCCCCATGTCCGCGGGCCTGTTCTTCCTCATGCTGGGCATGGCCGGCGCGGCAGTGCGGCTGAGCCGGCATGAGGCGGCGGTCCTGCACTCCGACGTGTCCCTAGAAGTTTGA
- a CDS encoding WecB/TagA/CpsF family glycosyltransferase, whose amino-acid sequence MTALLGPAPRRQLFGLRVDALTADDVIGLADQAVQSRRRLLIGVVNAAKVVHLRSDRLLRESLLECDVLLADGQSVVWASRLLGQPLPQRVAGIDLFEQLLALADRDRRSVYLLGATPSVLRGVEEAVARRWPGARVVGSRDGYFGAAASAEVAAGIAASGADMLFIAMPSPHKEIFLGTHGPSLGVPVLHGVGGSFDVLSGLTKRAPERWQRWGMEWLYRVLQEPGRLWRRYLTTNTAFVLLLIRERISRTRPYDPPTTAKEGTAHE is encoded by the coding sequence ATGACCGCGCTGCTCGGCCCGGCGCCCCGACGGCAGCTGTTCGGCCTGCGGGTGGACGCCCTGACGGCCGATGACGTGATCGGGCTGGCCGATCAGGCGGTGCAGTCCCGCAGGCGCCTGCTCATCGGTGTCGTCAACGCCGCGAAGGTCGTCCACCTGCGATCGGACCGGCTGCTGCGCGAGTCGCTGCTCGAGTGCGACGTCCTGCTCGCCGACGGCCAGTCGGTCGTCTGGGCGAGTCGGTTGCTGGGGCAGCCGCTGCCCCAGCGCGTCGCCGGGATCGACCTGTTCGAGCAGCTGCTGGCGCTCGCGGACCGTGACCGCCGATCGGTCTATCTCCTCGGGGCCACGCCGAGCGTGCTGCGTGGGGTCGAGGAGGCCGTCGCGAGACGGTGGCCGGGTGCCCGCGTCGTCGGCAGCCGGGACGGCTACTTCGGCGCCGCCGCCTCGGCCGAGGTCGCGGCGGGCATCGCGGCGTCCGGGGCCGACATGCTCTTCATCGCGATGCCGTCGCCCCACAAGGAGATCTTCCTCGGGACGCACGGCCCGTCCCTCGGCGTCCCTGTGCTGCACGGCGTCGGCGGGTCCTTCGACGTCCTGAGCGGGCTCACGAAGCGTGCACCCGAGCGCTGGCAGCGCTGGGGCATGGAGTGGCTCTACCGGGTGCTGCAGGAGCCGGGCCGCCTCTGGCGGCGCTATCTCACCACCAACACCGCGTTCGTGCTGCTGCTGATCCGGGAGCGGATCAGTCGGACGCGCCCGTACGACCCACCCACCACCGCCAAGGAAGGCACCGCACATGAATGA
- a CDS encoding asparagine synthase-related protein — MSTPAERTPGFAVFSSASGQLARERARRTTSLVPAASVIAADEHTHVVLWGDLRHRTLDAPIVLTRGARTSRADVGPDEARRIVTGELDLRDVLPPFAAIDWDAALGRLVLVVDWLGMRHLYLSEGDGIVGASSSSAVLAGLSTDRRIDREAIGVQSLLGWQLGAGTPFAGVQKMGPGSRVTLSRGVLTSCEDPPAPVRDAPSAADAARTAANVLSDFVSVQLDGHPDTVLQLTGGLDSRLLLAAIPRNRRSSVEAMTLAVPGSSDVEIASRLVVDQGMKHRTVELRGLQALTDEDAWSLCAAAARDLDCSADPVAFASIRWADPAQSQQPRLAGLGGEVARGFYYFGPLAPVGVSRTLASVLAQWRLFPNERVSPDALEPAFAAAATEIAVDRVHDALTSASDTWWTATDEFYLWQRMQRWAGTLASATCFDRPVINPMLDDRFVRIARALPPADKKNMRFLSRILLELDPDLANIPLDNRPSPRTYAEPSAANRCRLAALQARKVVGKAQQRWSHVTHPPPGGELLAGKVVRHWRTDPQILDPLRHLGIFRQSWLEGVVTGGQPADPSAVALLVNLVVACGTVPALTAGSGSRFP, encoded by the coding sequence ATGAGCACGCCGGCGGAGCGGACCCCCGGCTTCGCGGTCTTCAGCTCCGCCTCGGGGCAGCTGGCCCGAGAGCGTGCGCGCCGGACGACGAGCCTCGTCCCGGCCGCCTCCGTGATCGCAGCCGACGAGCACACCCACGTCGTGCTGTGGGGCGACCTCCGGCACCGCACACTCGACGCCCCGATCGTCCTCACCCGCGGGGCCCGCACGAGCCGCGCGGATGTCGGCCCGGACGAGGCGCGGCGCATCGTCACGGGCGAGCTGGACCTGCGGGACGTCCTGCCGCCCTTCGCCGCGATCGACTGGGACGCGGCGCTGGGTCGGCTGGTCCTGGTGGTCGACTGGCTGGGCATGCGCCACCTCTATCTCAGTGAGGGCGACGGGATCGTGGGCGCCTCGTCGTCGTCCGCGGTCCTGGCAGGCCTGTCCACCGATCGCCGCATCGACCGCGAGGCCATCGGCGTGCAGTCGCTCCTGGGCTGGCAGCTGGGAGCCGGCACTCCCTTCGCGGGCGTCCAGAAGATGGGCCCGGGATCGCGAGTCACGCTCTCCCGCGGGGTTCTCACCTCGTGCGAGGACCCGCCGGCGCCCGTCCGGGACGCACCCTCCGCGGCGGACGCCGCGCGCACCGCCGCGAACGTCCTGTCCGACTTCGTCTCAGTCCAGCTCGACGGCCACCCCGACACCGTCCTGCAGCTCACCGGAGGTCTCGACTCTCGCCTGCTTCTGGCAGCCATACCGCGAAACCGCCGGTCCAGTGTCGAGGCGATGACCTTGGCGGTTCCCGGCAGCTCCGATGTCGAGATCGCTTCGCGACTCGTGGTGGACCAGGGAATGAAGCACCGGACCGTCGAGCTGCGCGGCCTCCAGGCGTTGACGGATGAGGACGCATGGTCACTGTGCGCGGCGGCAGCCCGGGACCTCGACTGCTCGGCCGACCCCGTCGCGTTCGCCTCGATCCGCTGGGCCGACCCGGCCCAGTCCCAGCAGCCCCGTCTGGCCGGCCTCGGCGGAGAGGTGGCGCGGGGCTTCTACTACTTCGGTCCTCTTGCGCCGGTCGGGGTCTCGCGGACGCTGGCCTCGGTCCTCGCCCAGTGGCGCCTGTTCCCCAACGAGCGGGTGAGCCCTGACGCACTCGAGCCGGCCTTCGCCGCCGCAGCCACGGAGATCGCCGTCGACAGGGTGCACGACGCTCTCACCTCTGCCTCGGACACGTGGTGGACCGCAACGGACGAGTTCTACCTGTGGCAGCGCATGCAGCGCTGGGCGGGGACGCTCGCGTCGGCGACGTGCTTCGACCGCCCGGTCATCAACCCGATGCTCGACGACCGCTTCGTGCGGATCGCTCGCGCTCTCCCTCCGGCCGACAAGAAGAACATGCGCTTCTTGAGCCGCATCCTGCTCGAGCTGGACCCCGATCTCGCGAACATCCCGCTCGACAACCGGCCGAGCCCTCGTACGTACGCCGAGCCGTCCGCCGCCAACCGATGCCGACTGGCAGCGCTCCAGGCCCGCAAGGTGGTCGGGAAGGCGCAGCAGCGATGGTCACACGTCACGCATCCGCCGCCGGGTGGTGAGCTGCTCGCCGGCAAGGTCGTGCGGCACTGGCGCACCGACCCGCAGATCCTGGACCCGCTCCGCCATCTGGGCATCTTTCGCCAGTCCTGGCTGGAGGGCGTGGTCACCGGCGGGCAGCCCGCAGATCCGTCCGCGGTGGCCCTCCTTGTCAACCTGGTGGTCGCGTGCGGCACCGTCCCGGCACTCACCGCGGGATCAGGGAGCCGGTTCCCATGA
- a CDS encoding glycosyltransferase family 2 protein — MAPDVVVVIVTYNSAPMIEGLLDSLGPALAGLTADVVVVDNGSSDETAAMVRARADCRLVEAENDGYSAGINRGIRSAGPTGDIVILNPDVRLDPGSIRSLVRALDAEDVGISAPRVRSADGSLHLSLRRDPTLLRALGLSRLRRAAFSEHVQETSAYRVAHDVDWALGAVLAVSRRCLDAVGPWDESFFLYSEETDYCLRARDLGFRVRYEPQAGAVHIGAQSGRSDVIHTMQIINRVRLYRRRNGLLRSASYFAATVLSEISWVARGHRQSRAAVAALLRPHRRPPQIMGTGSLIPR, encoded by the coding sequence GTGGCTCCTGACGTCGTGGTGGTGATCGTGACGTACAACAGCGCGCCGATGATCGAGGGCCTGCTGGACTCGCTGGGTCCCGCGCTGGCGGGGCTCACCGCAGATGTCGTGGTGGTCGACAACGGTTCGTCCGACGAGACGGCGGCGATGGTGCGGGCCCGAGCGGACTGCCGACTGGTCGAGGCGGAGAACGACGGCTACTCGGCCGGGATCAACCGGGGCATACGATCGGCCGGTCCCACCGGAGACATCGTCATTCTCAACCCGGACGTCCGCCTGGACCCGGGGTCGATCCGGTCCCTCGTCCGAGCACTCGACGCGGAGGACGTGGGCATCAGCGCCCCTCGTGTGCGGTCCGCCGATGGGTCCCTGCACCTTTCGCTGCGGCGCGATCCCACGCTCCTGCGGGCCCTGGGACTCTCGCGGCTGCGCCGGGCGGCCTTCTCCGAGCACGTGCAGGAGACGTCGGCCTACCGCGTCGCCCATGACGTGGACTGGGCACTCGGAGCCGTCCTGGCGGTGTCCCGGCGCTGCCTGGATGCGGTCGGCCCGTGGGACGAGTCGTTCTTCCTGTACTCCGAGGAGACCGACTACTGCCTGCGGGCGCGCGATCTCGGCTTCCGGGTGCGGTACGAGCCCCAGGCCGGCGCGGTGCACATCGGGGCGCAGTCCGGCCGGAGTGATGTCATCCACACGATGCAGATCATCAATCGCGTCCGCCTGTACCGTCGTCGCAACGGTCTGCTGCGCTCGGCGTCCTACTTCGCGGCCACCGTCCTCAGCGAGATCAGCTGGGTGGCCCGCGGACACCGCCAGTCCCGGGCTGCCGTCGCGGCGCTGCTGCGTCCTCATCGTCGTCCTCCGCAGATCATGGGAACCGGCTCCCTGATCCCGCGGTGA
- the wecC gene encoding UDP-N-acetyl-D-mannosamine dehydrogenase: protein MNEIFEGRVAIIGLGYIGLPTAVALATRGVEVVGVDVNEDTVKAVANGQVPFIEPDLAVGVSGAVSMGSLTASTVTPEADAFIIAVPTPFLDNHEADMSYVRAAVEQIAPRLRGGEIIVLESTSPPGSTENVSRWLEELRPDLNPAHASEGLPDLHVAHCPERVLPGKIMIEMITNDRVVGGITQECARKAASIYRVFCLGEILLTDAASAEMSKLVENAYRDVNIAFANELSLISEDLNLDVWEVIKLANHHPRVNVLTPGPGVGGHCIAVDPWFIVGASPELTPLIRAARAINDSKPHHVAEQLIVKTARFREPTVACLGLAYKPNIDDLRESPAVAIVDEIARVLPELDIRVAEPFVHVLPQSLSSHGNVQLQPAASAIADADIVLLLVDHDHFKSLSRSRLEGKVVYDTRGVWR, encoded by the coding sequence ATGAATGAGATCTTCGAGGGGCGCGTCGCGATCATCGGCCTGGGCTACATCGGGCTGCCGACCGCGGTCGCCCTGGCCACCCGGGGGGTCGAGGTCGTCGGTGTCGACGTCAACGAGGACACCGTCAAGGCCGTCGCGAACGGCCAGGTGCCGTTCATCGAGCCCGATCTCGCGGTCGGGGTCAGCGGCGCGGTCTCGATGGGATCGCTCACCGCCTCGACCGTGACGCCGGAGGCGGATGCGTTCATCATCGCCGTCCCCACGCCGTTCCTGGACAACCACGAGGCCGACATGTCGTACGTCCGGGCGGCGGTCGAGCAGATCGCACCGCGGCTGCGCGGCGGCGAGATCATCGTGCTGGAGTCGACCTCACCGCCCGGCTCGACCGAGAACGTGAGCCGGTGGCTCGAGGAGCTGCGGCCGGACCTCAACCCCGCGCACGCCTCGGAGGGGCTGCCCGATCTCCACGTCGCGCACTGCCCCGAGCGGGTCCTGCCGGGCAAGATCATGATCGAGATGATCACGAACGACCGGGTCGTCGGCGGCATCACGCAGGAGTGCGCCCGCAAGGCCGCCTCGATTTACCGGGTCTTCTGCCTGGGCGAGATCCTCCTGACCGACGCGGCGAGCGCCGAGATGTCCAAGCTGGTCGAGAACGCGTACCGGGACGTCAACATCGCGTTCGCGAACGAGCTGTCCCTCATCAGCGAGGACCTCAACCTGGACGTCTGGGAGGTCATCAAGCTCGCGAACCACCACCCTCGCGTCAACGTGCTCACCCCCGGCCCGGGCGTCGGTGGCCACTGCATCGCCGTCGATCCGTGGTTCATCGTGGGTGCATCGCCCGAGCTGACGCCGCTGATCCGGGCAGCCCGCGCGATCAACGACTCCAAGCCCCACCACGTGGCCGAGCAGCTGATCGTCAAGACCGCCCGGTTCCGCGAGCCGACCGTCGCATGCCTCGGACTCGCGTACAAGCCCAACATCGACGACCTGCGCGAGAGCCCTGCGGTCGCGATCGTCGACGAGATCGCACGCGTGCTGCCCGAGCTGGACATCCGGGTCGCCGAGCCGTTCGTCCACGTGCTCCCGCAGTCGCTCTCGTCGCACGGGAACGTCCAGCTGCAGCCGGCCGCCAGCGCGATCGCCGACGCCGACATCGTGCTGCTGCTCGTGGACCACGACCACTTCAAGTCGCTGAGCCGGTCCCGGCTCGAGGGCAAGGTCGTCTACGACACCCGGGGCGTGTGGCGCTGA
- a CDS encoding right-handed parallel beta-helix repeat-containing protein produces MHSIRKYVSMPGDRRTPLIRLMCVIGFVLVIATGSSAAFANGGDRSESQSSPASDDGGTGWWGCRDDDADGDSWWSGWHRYWSRHCPDVPDGPTTPTPEPTPTPEPTTPEPTTAEPTTPEPTATEPEPTPTAEPEPTTPAPSTPGGTRCAAVPSSCGYPDATNTGVPSGVDLKKSDSVNASRDGQVIDGLDITGEINVTAKNVTIKNTRVTGGRGAGSADWVVIVRPGADNLTIVDSEIRTPEGTPQDIACVFNIGDSKPTVKRVDIHACSAGVSSGGGLVEDSYIHDMAAVPGLSHDVGIASNGGGGMTIRHNTIFNQFDQTATIAFYQDFGTQKNNLVEDNLLAGGGYCVYGGAGQKGATANIRFVDNRFSKKFSPRCGYYGVVASFTLSDPGNTWTGNYWDEDLTPVGR; encoded by the coding sequence ATGCACTCAATCCGCAAGTACGTCTCCATGCCCGGAGACCGCAGGACACCTCTCATCCGCCTGATGTGCGTCATCGGTTTCGTGCTCGTGATCGCGACCGGGTCCTCGGCCGCCTTCGCCAACGGGGGTGATCGCTCCGAGTCCCAGTCGTCACCGGCGAGTGACGACGGAGGGACGGGCTGGTGGGGATGCCGTGACGACGACGCGGACGGCGACAGCTGGTGGAGCGGATGGCACCGGTACTGGTCGCGGCACTGCCCCGACGTTCCCGACGGCCCCACGACGCCGACCCCCGAGCCCACTCCCACGCCGGAGCCCACGACTCCGGAGCCCACGACGGCTGAACCCACGACGCCGGAGCCGACGGCCACCGAGCCCGAGCCGACGCCGACGGCGGAGCCCGAACCGACCACTCCCGCTCCATCCACACCGGGAGGCACGCGCTGCGCCGCGGTCCCCAGCTCCTGTGGATACCCCGACGCGACCAACACCGGTGTCCCGAGCGGGGTCGATCTCAAGAAGTCCGACTCGGTCAATGCCTCGCGGGACGGACAGGTCATCGACGGGCTCGACATCACCGGCGAGATCAACGTGACGGCCAAGAACGTCACCATCAAGAACACGAGGGTCACCGGCGGGCGGGGCGCGGGATCGGCCGACTGGGTCGTGATCGTGCGACCCGGCGCCGACAACCTGACGATCGTGGACTCCGAGATCAGGACCCCGGAGGGCACTCCTCAGGACATCGCCTGCGTCTTCAACATCGGAGACTCCAAGCCCACCGTCAAGCGGGTCGACATCCACGCCTGCAGCGCCGGCGTCTCGTCGGGCGGGGGCCTCGTGGAGGACTCGTACATCCATGACATGGCGGCCGTACCGGGTCTGTCCCACGACGTGGGGATCGCCTCCAACGGCGGCGGGGGCATGACGATCCGCCACAACACGATCTTCAACCAGTTCGATCAGACGGCCACGATCGCGTTCTACCAGGACTTCGGGACCCAGAAGAACAACCTGGTGGAGGACAACCTGTTGGCCGGCGGGGGCTACTGCGTCTACGGCGGCGCAGGTCAGAAGGGCGCCACGGCGAACATCCGGTTCGTCGACAACCGGTTCAGCAAGAAGTTCTCGCCGCGATGTGGCTACTACGGAGTCGTCGCCTCGTTCACGCTCTCGGACCCGGGGAACACCTGGACGGGCAACTACTGGGACGAGGACCTCACCCCGGTCGGCCGCTGA
- the wecB gene encoding non-hydrolyzing UDP-N-acetylglucosamine 2-epimerase, protein MSSARILVVYGTRPEAIKLATVVKRLTASPHLEAVVAVTGQHREMLDQVNTLFDIVPDHDLDIIQPRQQLHEITMRALGGLTDTIRAERPDAVVVQGDTTTSFVAGLAAFYEKVPVIHVEAGLRTSDLYNPFPEEINRRLTSQLTSLHLAPTPLSRSNLMAEGIAPERISVTGNTVIDALLDVVSRRLPHLDPALSAIDTAPGRRMVLVTSHRRESWGEPMARTASALARLASAFPDVLFLLPAHLNPTVREVLLPPLTGFDNVVITEPLSYSDFALAMDAGTIMLTDSGGVQEEAPSLGKPVLVLRDTTERPEAVTAGTVRLVGTDEDLIVASVTELLTDEAAYSSMAHAVNPYGDGKASDRTVQAIEHHFGLGDRPEDFSPA, encoded by the coding sequence ATGAGCTCTGCGCGCATCCTGGTCGTCTACGGCACCCGGCCCGAGGCGATCAAGCTCGCCACCGTCGTCAAGCGACTGACCGCCTCCCCGCACCTGGAGGCCGTGGTCGCGGTGACCGGACAGCATCGCGAGATGCTCGACCAGGTCAACACGTTGTTCGACATCGTCCCGGATCACGATCTCGACATCATCCAGCCACGCCAGCAGCTGCACGAGATCACGATGCGTGCCCTGGGCGGACTGACTGACACCATCCGCGCGGAGCGACCGGACGCCGTCGTGGTGCAAGGGGACACGACGACGAGCTTCGTCGCGGGACTCGCGGCGTTCTACGAGAAGGTCCCGGTCATCCACGTGGAGGCGGGGCTGCGGACCAGCGACCTGTACAACCCGTTCCCGGAGGAGATCAACCGGCGGCTGACCTCGCAGCTGACCTCGCTCCACCTGGCGCCGACCCCGCTGTCTCGATCGAACCTCATGGCCGAGGGCATCGCGCCCGAGAGGATCAGCGTCACCGGCAACACCGTCATCGATGCGCTCCTGGACGTGGTCAGCCGTCGCCTCCCCCATCTCGACCCCGCGCTCTCGGCCATCGACACCGCACCGGGCCGCCGCATGGTGCTGGTCACCAGCCACCGCCGCGAGTCCTGGGGCGAACCGATGGCCAGGACCGCCAGCGCACTGGCCCGTCTGGCATCGGCCTTCCCCGACGTCCTGTTCCTGCTGCCGGCGCACCTCAACCCGACAGTCCGGGAGGTGCTGCTGCCGCCGCTCACGGGATTCGACAACGTCGTCATCACCGAGCCGCTGAGCTACAGCGACTTCGCGCTCGCGATGGACGCCGGGACGATCATGCTGACCGACAGCGGCGGCGTGCAGGAGGAGGCGCCGAGCCTCGGCAAGCCGGTCCTCGTGCTGCGCGACACGACCGAGCGGCCCGAGGCGGTGACTGCGGGCACCGTACGACTGGTGGGGACGGACGAGGACCTCATCGTCGCGTCGGTCACCGAGCTGCTCACCGACGAGGCGGCCTATTCATCCATGGCACACGCCGTGAATCCCTACGGCGACGGCAAGGCCTCGGACCGCACCGTGCAGGCCATCGAGCACCACTTCGGCCTCGGCGATCGGCCGGAGGACTTCAGCCCGGCGTGA